In the genome of Coraliomargarita sinensis, one region contains:
- a CDS encoding glycerophosphodiester phosphodiesterase — translation MKKTSLAVILSGMAILPINAQDPMIVAHRGASQDAPENTLLAFRLAWKQGADAIEGDFHLSKDGVLVCIHDAKTNKLADRDLVVAESTLSELRVLDVGAGFGADFKGAMIPTIAEVLATVPPGKTIYVEIKCGPEAIPILMKELEQSGLPAQHVVVISFNEVVIRTLKVAAPGLKAYWLRSFKTDRFGKATPSLESVLHTLHESEADGLSSNVKIPEVYIHALKQAGFEWHVWTVNDSGTAKRMKALGARSITTDVPGRMRSSLAP, via the coding sequence ATGAAGAAGACTTCTCTTGCAGTCATCTTAAGCGGTATGGCCATTCTTCCCATCAACGCGCAGGACCCGATGATTGTCGCCCACCGGGGCGCCTCCCAGGATGCTCCGGAAAATACGCTGCTGGCCTTTCGTTTGGCCTGGAAGCAGGGGGCGGATGCGATTGAAGGAGATTTTCATCTCAGCAAGGACGGTGTTCTTGTCTGTATACACGATGCAAAGACAAATAAGCTGGCCGACAGAGATCTGGTGGTTGCCGAGTCCACGCTGTCTGAGTTGAGAGTGCTGGATGTGGGGGCTGGATTTGGCGCAGATTTCAAGGGAGCGATGATACCGACGATTGCCGAGGTTCTGGCTACAGTACCGCCGGGTAAAACCATCTATGTCGAAATCAAGTGTGGCCCCGAGGCGATTCCGATCTTGATGAAAGAGCTAGAGCAATCGGGACTGCCTGCGCAGCACGTCGTGGTGATTTCGTTCAACGAAGTGGTCATTCGAACGCTCAAAGTGGCTGCGCCCGGGCTGAAAGCATACTGGTTGCGCTCTTTCAAGACTGATCGATTTGGCAAAGCGACTCCGTCGCTGGAATCAGTTTTGCATACTTTGCACGAGAGCGAGGCAGATGGTCTCAGCTCAAATGTTAAAATTCCGGAAGTATATATTCATGCCCTGAAGCAGGCAGGTTTTGAGTGGCATGTTTGGACGGTGAACGATTCTGGAACTGCCAAACGGATGAAAGCACTTGGTGCTCGGTCCATTACGACTGATGTTCCCGGCAGGATGAGGAGCTCACTCGCCCCGTGA